The following are from one region of the Salvia hispanica cultivar TCC Black 2014 chromosome 1, UniMelb_Shisp_WGS_1.0, whole genome shotgun sequence genome:
- the LOC125214630 gene encoding senescence-associated protein AAF, chlorolplastic-like has product MKLDARARQDVAFLGSEFLKLDARAREDTEKIDNDVKKRAERLHHGATILRKLAESRLKSAADKHWSDGALEADLKRADFAAKRCAMEDSLMALEFLKNIHDMMVSKMQRSKSDPTDAADARRHVTLEKNGKTLEFLPGEVSIDRIDAIQEAYESMAVALSVADGIDYTDPEELELLVAALIDLDAMDGKSSVSLLAECSSSPDVSTRRALANALSTAPSMWTLGNAGMGALQRLAEDSNPAIAAAAAKTIYELKRQWEIEEGDSWRFMMNQDTQVNNTDDDDDDDESETG; this is encoded by the exons ATGAAGTTGGATGCTCGTGCACGACAAGATGTTGCCTTTCTTGGTTCAGAGTTCCTCAAACTTGATG CACGTGCTAGGGAAGACACAGAGAAAATTGATAATGATGTAAAGAAAAGAGCTGAAAGGCTTCATCATGGTGCTACA ATTCTGAGAAAATTAGCTGAATCAAGATTAAAAAGTGCTGCTGACAAACACTGGAGTGATGGTGCTTTGGAG GCTGATTTAAAGCGAGCTGACTTTGCTGCCAAACGATGTGCTATGGAAGATTCTCTGATGGCGTTGGAG TTTCTCAAAAACATTCATGATATGATGGTGAGCAAAATGCAGAGATC GAAAAGTGATCCTACAGATGCTGCGGATGCCAGAAGGCATGTAACACTTGAAAAGAACGGGAAAACTCTTGAGTTTCTCCCAGGGGAGGTATCTATAGATCGTATTGATGCCATTCAG GAAGCTTATGAGAGCATGGCTGTTGCGCTTTCTGTAGCTGATGGAATTGACTATACCGATCCTGAAGAG TTGGAGTTGCTTGTGGCAGCTCTTATTGATCTAGATGCAATGGATGGAAAAAGCAGTGTATCTCTATTGGCAGAGTGCTCGAGCTCTCCTGATGTCAGCACCAG GAGAGCTCTAGCAAATGCATTATCAACAGCTCCATCAATGTGGACTCTAGGAAATGCTGGCATGGGAGCTCTGCAG AGGCTGGCCGAAGATAGCAATCCTGCAATCGCGGCAGCTGCAGCTAAAACCATCTATGAATTGAAGAGGCAGTGGGAAATAGAGGAAGGTGATAGCTGGAGGTTCATGATGAATCAAGATACCCAAGTAAATAATacagatgatgatgatgatgatgatgagagtGAAACTGGTTAA